Proteins encoded by one window of Bactrocera oleae isolate idBacOlea1 chromosome 4, idBacOlea1, whole genome shotgun sequence:
- the LOC106624530 gene encoding putative sodium-coupled neutral amino acid transporter 11 isoform X3, with the protein MEAKHPTMRQQRPNTDAEGQQNESSITLGGDALSSLPQASFNYINSIVGSGVIGIPYALHRAGFVLGLILLILIAYITDYSLILMVRCGHICGKFSYPGIMEAAYGKYGYYLLSILQFMYPFLAMISYNVVVGDTLSKVLVRFFPSWTTSMRAVRLGVVFFVTIGVVVPLCLYKNVSRLARASFISLACVVFILFAVIVKLLSGDYTVADSPESWRFANIDLIPATGIMVFAFMCHHNTFLVYQSMRNATLERWEKVTHISIGFALAVAALFGIAGYSTFRALSQGDLLENYCWNDDLMNFSRVLFSISILLTFPIECFVSREIVRAFVHRFVLKEPISELTLDKDPNLEKGADFDEYGKTITLAIVFSAFIISPLTDCLGSVLELNGLLAAIPLAYILPGLAYIQMESHSLFSREKLPALGLVVFGTIVTIMGVAVLLPGLMGDCRADVVMDYCKQELTEDGKTNSTMGHK; encoded by the exons ATGGAG GCAAAGCACCCAACCATGCGCCAACAGCGCCCGAATACCGATGCAGAAGGACAGCAAAATGAGTCGTCGATAACATTAGGGGGAGACGCACTATCCTCACTTCCTCAAGCATCATTCAACTATATAAATTCTATTGTCGGCAGCGGCGTCATTGGCATTCCATATGCACTTCATCGCGCTGGTTTTGTACTGGGTTTAATTCTGCTAATATTAATTGCTTACATCACGGATTACTCACTCATTTTAATG GTAAGATGCGGACATATATGCGGAAAGTTTAGCTACCCAGGCATTATGGAAGCGGCATATGGTAAATATGGATACTACCTTCTGTCGATATTACAATTCATGTATCCATTTCTGG ctATGATTTCGTATAATGTCGTCGTAGGTGATACTTTGTCTAAAGTGCTAGTACGGTTTTTTCCGTCATGGACTACGTCGATGCGCGCTGTACGGCTGGGTGTTGTGTTCTTCGTTACAATTGGCGTTGTAGTACCGTTATGTCTATACAAAAATGTTTCTCGATTAGCCCGTGCCAGTTTTATTAGTTTGGCTTGTGTGGTGTTCATTTTGTTTGCTGTAATTGTAAAGTTGTTGTCGGGTGATTACACTGT CGCTGATTCCCCCGAATCTTGGAGATTTGCCAACATTGATTTGATTCCAGCAACGGGCATTATGGTTTTTG CATTTATGTGCCACCATAATACGTTTTTGGTTTATCAGTCAATGAGAAATGCTACGCTTGAAAGATGGGAGAAAGTCACGCACATTTCAATTGGATTTGCTTTAGCAGTAGCAGCTCTCTTCGGTATTGCTGGATATTCTACATTCCGTGCGCTGTCTCAag GCGATTTATTGGAGAATTACTGTTGGAATGATGATCTGATGAATTTTTCACGGGTGCTTTTCTCTATTTCCATTTTATTGACTTTTCCAATAGAGTGTTTTGTTTCTCGAGAG ATTGTACGCGCTTTTGTGCACCGCTTTGTACTGAAGGAACCAATTAGTGAGTTGACATTAGACAAAGATCCCAATCTCGAGAAGGGCGCCGATTTTGATGAATATGGAAAAACCATAACATTGGCTATAGTTTTCAGTGCTTTTATCATTTCGCCATTAACTGATTGTTTAGGATCGGTACTGGAGTTAAAT GGGCTTTTGGCAGCGATTCCTTTGGCATACATTCTACCTGGTCTAGCTTACATACAAATGGAATCCCACTCTCTCTTCAGCCGCGAAAAATTGCCGGCACTCGGTCTGGTCGTCTTCGGAACCATTGTAACAATAATGGGTGTGGCCGTACTCCTACCAGGACTTATGGGAGATTGTCGTGCTGATGTTGTCATGGATTACTGTAAGCAGGAATTGACGGAGGATGGAAAAACCAATTCTACCATGGGGCACAAATAA
- the LOC106624530 gene encoding putative sodium-coupled neutral amino acid transporter 11 isoform X1 codes for MSDSRRNTATEFSYILQRQGSDVSESETHAFDDINNLMEAKHPTMRQQRPNTDAEGQQNESSITLGGDALSSLPQASFNYINSIVGSGVIGIPYALHRAGFVLGLILLILIAYITDYSLILMVRCGHICGKFSYPGIMEAAYGKYGYYLLSILQFMYPFLAMISYNVVVGDTLSKVLVRFFPSWTTSMRAVRLGVVFFVTIGVVVPLCLYKNVSRLARASFISLACVVFILFAVIVKLLSGDYTVADSPESWRFANIDLIPATGIMVFAFMCHHNTFLVYQSMRNATLERWEKVTHISIGFALAVAALFGIAGYSTFRALSQGDLLENYCWNDDLMNFSRVLFSISILLTFPIECFVSREIVRAFVHRFVLKEPISELTLDKDPNLEKGADFDEYGKTITLAIVFSAFIISPLTDCLGSVLELNGLLAAIPLAYILPGLAYIQMESHSLFSREKLPALGLVVFGTIVTIMGVAVLLPGLMGDCRADVVMDYCKQELTEDGKTNSTMGHK; via the exons ATGAGTGATAGTCGCCGCAATACTGCAACAGAATTCAGTTACATCCTACAAAGACAG GGAAGCGATGTTTCGGAAAGTGAAACTCATGCATTTGATGACATCAATAATCTTATGGAG GCAAAGCACCCAACCATGCGCCAACAGCGCCCGAATACCGATGCAGAAGGACAGCAAAATGAGTCGTCGATAACATTAGGGGGAGACGCACTATCCTCACTTCCTCAAGCATCATTCAACTATATAAATTCTATTGTCGGCAGCGGCGTCATTGGCATTCCATATGCACTTCATCGCGCTGGTTTTGTACTGGGTTTAATTCTGCTAATATTAATTGCTTACATCACGGATTACTCACTCATTTTAATG GTAAGATGCGGACATATATGCGGAAAGTTTAGCTACCCAGGCATTATGGAAGCGGCATATGGTAAATATGGATACTACCTTCTGTCGATATTACAATTCATGTATCCATTTCTGG ctATGATTTCGTATAATGTCGTCGTAGGTGATACTTTGTCTAAAGTGCTAGTACGGTTTTTTCCGTCATGGACTACGTCGATGCGCGCTGTACGGCTGGGTGTTGTGTTCTTCGTTACAATTGGCGTTGTAGTACCGTTATGTCTATACAAAAATGTTTCTCGATTAGCCCGTGCCAGTTTTATTAGTTTGGCTTGTGTGGTGTTCATTTTGTTTGCTGTAATTGTAAAGTTGTTGTCGGGTGATTACACTGT CGCTGATTCCCCCGAATCTTGGAGATTTGCCAACATTGATTTGATTCCAGCAACGGGCATTATGGTTTTTG CATTTATGTGCCACCATAATACGTTTTTGGTTTATCAGTCAATGAGAAATGCTACGCTTGAAAGATGGGAGAAAGTCACGCACATTTCAATTGGATTTGCTTTAGCAGTAGCAGCTCTCTTCGGTATTGCTGGATATTCTACATTCCGTGCGCTGTCTCAag GCGATTTATTGGAGAATTACTGTTGGAATGATGATCTGATGAATTTTTCACGGGTGCTTTTCTCTATTTCCATTTTATTGACTTTTCCAATAGAGTGTTTTGTTTCTCGAGAG ATTGTACGCGCTTTTGTGCACCGCTTTGTACTGAAGGAACCAATTAGTGAGTTGACATTAGACAAAGATCCCAATCTCGAGAAGGGCGCCGATTTTGATGAATATGGAAAAACCATAACATTGGCTATAGTTTTCAGTGCTTTTATCATTTCGCCATTAACTGATTGTTTAGGATCGGTACTGGAGTTAAAT GGGCTTTTGGCAGCGATTCCTTTGGCATACATTCTACCTGGTCTAGCTTACATACAAATGGAATCCCACTCTCTCTTCAGCCGCGAAAAATTGCCGGCACTCGGTCTGGTCGTCTTCGGAACCATTGTAACAATAATGGGTGTGGCCGTACTCCTACCAGGACTTATGGGAGATTGTCGTGCTGATGTTGTCATGGATTACTGTAAGCAGGAATTGACGGAGGATGGAAAAACCAATTCTACCATGGGGCACAAATAA
- the LOC106624530 gene encoding putative sodium-coupled neutral amino acid transporter 11 isoform X4, which yields MSDSRRNTATEFSYILQRQGSDVSESETHAFDDINNLMEVRCGHICGKFSYPGIMEAAYGKYGYYLLSILQFMYPFLAMISYNVVVGDTLSKVLVRFFPSWTTSMRAVRLGVVFFVTIGVVVPLCLYKNVSRLARASFISLACVVFILFAVIVKLLSGDYTVADSPESWRFANIDLIPATGIMVFAFMCHHNTFLVYQSMRNATLERWEKVTHISIGFALAVAALFGIAGYSTFRALSQGDLLENYCWNDDLMNFSRVLFSISILLTFPIECFVSREIVRAFVHRFVLKEPISELTLDKDPNLEKGADFDEYGKTITLAIVFSAFIISPLTDCLGSVLELNGLLAAIPLAYILPGLAYIQMESHSLFSREKLPALGLVVFGTIVTIMGVAVLLPGLMGDCRADVVMDYCKQELTEDGKTNSTMGHK from the exons ATGAGTGATAGTCGCCGCAATACTGCAACAGAATTCAGTTACATCCTACAAAGACAG GGAAGCGATGTTTCGGAAAGTGAAACTCATGCATTTGATGACATCAATAATCTTATGGAG GTAAGATGCGGACATATATGCGGAAAGTTTAGCTACCCAGGCATTATGGAAGCGGCATATGGTAAATATGGATACTACCTTCTGTCGATATTACAATTCATGTATCCATTTCTGG ctATGATTTCGTATAATGTCGTCGTAGGTGATACTTTGTCTAAAGTGCTAGTACGGTTTTTTCCGTCATGGACTACGTCGATGCGCGCTGTACGGCTGGGTGTTGTGTTCTTCGTTACAATTGGCGTTGTAGTACCGTTATGTCTATACAAAAATGTTTCTCGATTAGCCCGTGCCAGTTTTATTAGTTTGGCTTGTGTGGTGTTCATTTTGTTTGCTGTAATTGTAAAGTTGTTGTCGGGTGATTACACTGT CGCTGATTCCCCCGAATCTTGGAGATTTGCCAACATTGATTTGATTCCAGCAACGGGCATTATGGTTTTTG CATTTATGTGCCACCATAATACGTTTTTGGTTTATCAGTCAATGAGAAATGCTACGCTTGAAAGATGGGAGAAAGTCACGCACATTTCAATTGGATTTGCTTTAGCAGTAGCAGCTCTCTTCGGTATTGCTGGATATTCTACATTCCGTGCGCTGTCTCAag GCGATTTATTGGAGAATTACTGTTGGAATGATGATCTGATGAATTTTTCACGGGTGCTTTTCTCTATTTCCATTTTATTGACTTTTCCAATAGAGTGTTTTGTTTCTCGAGAG ATTGTACGCGCTTTTGTGCACCGCTTTGTACTGAAGGAACCAATTAGTGAGTTGACATTAGACAAAGATCCCAATCTCGAGAAGGGCGCCGATTTTGATGAATATGGAAAAACCATAACATTGGCTATAGTTTTCAGTGCTTTTATCATTTCGCCATTAACTGATTGTTTAGGATCGGTACTGGAGTTAAAT GGGCTTTTGGCAGCGATTCCTTTGGCATACATTCTACCTGGTCTAGCTTACATACAAATGGAATCCCACTCTCTCTTCAGCCGCGAAAAATTGCCGGCACTCGGTCTGGTCGTCTTCGGAACCATTGTAACAATAATGGGTGTGGCCGTACTCCTACCAGGACTTATGGGAGATTGTCGTGCTGATGTTGTCATGGATTACTGTAAGCAGGAATTGACGGAGGATGGAAAAACCAATTCTACCATGGGGCACAAATAA
- the LOC106624530 gene encoding putative sodium-coupled neutral amino acid transporter 11 isoform X2 yields the protein MSDSRRNTATEFSYILQRQAKHPTMRQQRPNTDAEGQQNESSITLGGDALSSLPQASFNYINSIVGSGVIGIPYALHRAGFVLGLILLILIAYITDYSLILMVRCGHICGKFSYPGIMEAAYGKYGYYLLSILQFMYPFLAMISYNVVVGDTLSKVLVRFFPSWTTSMRAVRLGVVFFVTIGVVVPLCLYKNVSRLARASFISLACVVFILFAVIVKLLSGDYTVADSPESWRFANIDLIPATGIMVFAFMCHHNTFLVYQSMRNATLERWEKVTHISIGFALAVAALFGIAGYSTFRALSQGDLLENYCWNDDLMNFSRVLFSISILLTFPIECFVSREIVRAFVHRFVLKEPISELTLDKDPNLEKGADFDEYGKTITLAIVFSAFIISPLTDCLGSVLELNGLLAAIPLAYILPGLAYIQMESHSLFSREKLPALGLVVFGTIVTIMGVAVLLPGLMGDCRADVVMDYCKQELTEDGKTNSTMGHK from the exons ATGAGTGATAGTCGCCGCAATACTGCAACAGAATTCAGTTACATCCTACAAAGACAG GCAAAGCACCCAACCATGCGCCAACAGCGCCCGAATACCGATGCAGAAGGACAGCAAAATGAGTCGTCGATAACATTAGGGGGAGACGCACTATCCTCACTTCCTCAAGCATCATTCAACTATATAAATTCTATTGTCGGCAGCGGCGTCATTGGCATTCCATATGCACTTCATCGCGCTGGTTTTGTACTGGGTTTAATTCTGCTAATATTAATTGCTTACATCACGGATTACTCACTCATTTTAATG GTAAGATGCGGACATATATGCGGAAAGTTTAGCTACCCAGGCATTATGGAAGCGGCATATGGTAAATATGGATACTACCTTCTGTCGATATTACAATTCATGTATCCATTTCTGG ctATGATTTCGTATAATGTCGTCGTAGGTGATACTTTGTCTAAAGTGCTAGTACGGTTTTTTCCGTCATGGACTACGTCGATGCGCGCTGTACGGCTGGGTGTTGTGTTCTTCGTTACAATTGGCGTTGTAGTACCGTTATGTCTATACAAAAATGTTTCTCGATTAGCCCGTGCCAGTTTTATTAGTTTGGCTTGTGTGGTGTTCATTTTGTTTGCTGTAATTGTAAAGTTGTTGTCGGGTGATTACACTGT CGCTGATTCCCCCGAATCTTGGAGATTTGCCAACATTGATTTGATTCCAGCAACGGGCATTATGGTTTTTG CATTTATGTGCCACCATAATACGTTTTTGGTTTATCAGTCAATGAGAAATGCTACGCTTGAAAGATGGGAGAAAGTCACGCACATTTCAATTGGATTTGCTTTAGCAGTAGCAGCTCTCTTCGGTATTGCTGGATATTCTACATTCCGTGCGCTGTCTCAag GCGATTTATTGGAGAATTACTGTTGGAATGATGATCTGATGAATTTTTCACGGGTGCTTTTCTCTATTTCCATTTTATTGACTTTTCCAATAGAGTGTTTTGTTTCTCGAGAG ATTGTACGCGCTTTTGTGCACCGCTTTGTACTGAAGGAACCAATTAGTGAGTTGACATTAGACAAAGATCCCAATCTCGAGAAGGGCGCCGATTTTGATGAATATGGAAAAACCATAACATTGGCTATAGTTTTCAGTGCTTTTATCATTTCGCCATTAACTGATTGTTTAGGATCGGTACTGGAGTTAAAT GGGCTTTTGGCAGCGATTCCTTTGGCATACATTCTACCTGGTCTAGCTTACATACAAATGGAATCCCACTCTCTCTTCAGCCGCGAAAAATTGCCGGCACTCGGTCTGGTCGTCTTCGGAACCATTGTAACAATAATGGGTGTGGCCGTACTCCTACCAGGACTTATGGGAGATTGTCGTGCTGATGTTGTCATGGATTACTGTAAGCAGGAATTGACGGAGGATGGAAAAACCAATTCTACCATGGGGCACAAATAA